The following are from one region of the Rhizobium sullae genome:
- the bluB gene encoding 5,6-dimethylbenzimidazole synthase gives MQPDPFAHALVPAGEFSEHDRAAVYRAIETRRDVRDQFLPDPLPDDLVSRLLGAAHAAPSVGFMQPWTFVVIRDPEIRQAAWQAFSRADQEAAEMFEGERRDVYRSLKLEGIRKAPLSICVTCDPDRAGPVVIGRTHNPRTDVYSTVCAVQNLWLAARAEGIGVGWVSIFHDADIRDLLGIPERIEIVAWLCVGYVDQLYTAPELAVKGWRQRLPLEELVFSDRWGSQ, from the coding sequence ATGCAACCTGATCCTTTCGCCCATGCCCTTGTACCGGCCGGTGAGTTTTCCGAACACGACCGGGCCGCAGTCTACAGAGCCATCGAAACGCGCCGTGACGTGCGCGACCAGTTCCTGCCCGATCCTCTGCCTGATGATCTGGTGTCGCGGCTGCTGGGGGCGGCGCATGCCGCACCGTCGGTCGGTTTCATGCAGCCCTGGACTTTCGTCGTGATCCGCGATCCGGAGATACGCCAGGCCGCGTGGCAGGCTTTTTCGCGCGCCGATCAGGAAGCGGCCGAGATGTTTGAAGGGGAGCGGCGGGATGTCTACCGCAGCCTGAAGCTCGAAGGCATCCGCAAGGCGCCGCTCAGCATCTGCGTCACCTGCGATCCGGACAGGGCAGGGCCAGTGGTCATCGGCCGCACCCACAATCCGCGCACGGATGTCTATTCGACCGTCTGCGCCGTGCAGAACCTGTGGCTTGCCGCCCGGGCCGAAGGCATCGGGGTCGGCTGGGTCAGTATCTTCCATGATGCGGATATTCGCGATCTGCTTGGCATTCCGGAACGGATCGAGATCGTCGCCTGGCTTTGCGTCGGCTATGTCGATCAGCTTTACACCGCGCCGGAACTGGCGGTGAAAGGCTGGCGCCAGCGCTTGCCGCTCGAAGAACTGGTCTTCTCGGACCGCTGGGGAAGCCAGTAA
- a CDS encoding DUF2865 domain-containing protein, whose protein sequence is MNRRNLTLAILLALAAPAAAQTNAICDDLRGRVADLPHVIGNGPEVRQYASAIAEQNLELRKVRNDLRGYGCSVDSMVVIGGENADYCSELQQSEARMVGNIRYLQERRNELRNQGGADYRVRHELMAALEDNGCNDEFDYAPAPEAYALAPSPEEQAMRSDTFIPLGDGEQGGMQYGVPRGELMSHVSTMCVRTCDGGFFPITTNATSIDFNRDAATCSKMCPGIETELFYQDTSNTEAANMISASTGAPYSAMPNAFAYKNRAPGEKSSCACNLSAYYENMRKNQAISEPPPRGSITDIKTKLPSSATSTSAPQPQVPDRPYDPANSKVRQVGPQFLAGDQGAIDLKKPATPGPQPQQN, encoded by the coding sequence GTGAACCGCCGAAACCTGACCCTTGCGATCTTGCTTGCCCTGGCTGCACCCGCTGCCGCGCAGACGAATGCGATCTGCGACGACCTGCGCGGCCGCGTTGCCGATCTGCCGCATGTCATCGGCAATGGTCCCGAAGTCCGCCAGTATGCAAGCGCCATTGCCGAGCAGAATCTCGAGCTGCGCAAAGTCCGCAATGATCTGCGCGGCTACGGCTGCTCCGTGGACAGCATGGTGGTGATCGGCGGCGAGAATGCGGATTATTGCAGCGAGTTGCAGCAGTCCGAAGCACGCATGGTCGGCAACATCCGATACCTGCAGGAGCGGCGCAACGAACTGCGCAACCAGGGTGGTGCCGATTATCGCGTGCGCCACGAGCTGATGGCGGCGCTCGAAGACAACGGCTGCAATGACGAGTTCGACTATGCGCCGGCCCCAGAGGCCTATGCGCTGGCCCCAAGCCCCGAAGAACAGGCGATGCGCAGCGATACTTTCATCCCGCTTGGGGATGGCGAACAGGGCGGAATGCAATATGGCGTGCCGCGCGGCGAGCTCATGTCGCATGTCAGCACGATGTGCGTGCGCACCTGCGACGGCGGCTTTTTCCCGATCACCACGAATGCAACATCGATCGATTTCAACCGCGACGCAGCGACGTGTTCGAAAATGTGCCCGGGTATCGAGACGGAGCTCTTCTATCAAGACACCTCGAATACCGAAGCCGCAAACATGATTTCGGCTTCGACCGGCGCGCCTTACAGCGCGATGCCGAATGCCTTTGCCTACAAGAACCGCGCCCCCGGCGAAAAGTCCTCCTGCGCCTGCAATCTCTCGGCCTATTACGAGAACATGCGCAAGAACCAAGCGATCAGCGAACCGCCGCCGAGGGGCTCAATCACCGATATCAAGACGAAGCTGCCATCGAGCGCCACCTCCACGTCTGCCCCACAGCCGCAGGTGCCGGACCGCCCCTATGACCCGGCGAACAGCAAAGTCCGCCAGGTCGGTCCGCAGTTCCTCGCCGGCGATCAGGGCGCGATCGATCTCAAGAAACCCGCAACGCCCGGGCCGCAGCCGCAGCAGAACTGA
- a CDS encoding NADP-dependent malic enzyme, with product MDHQEKSNTEKNETGGNLDEQALFFHRYPRPGKLEIQAIKPLGNQRDLALAYSPGVAAPCLAIRDNPETAADYTSRANLVAVISNGTAVLGLGNIGPLASKPVMEGKAVLFKKFAGIDVFDIEIDALRVDQMVSTVASLEPTFGGINLEDIKAPECFEVERQLREKMKIPVFHDDQHGTAIIVAAAILNGLELAGKKIKDVKIVASGAGAAALACLNLLVELGAKRENIWVHDIEGLVYEGRTELMDEWKAVYAQKSEMRTLADNIGGADVFLGLSAAGVLKPDLLSQMADKPLIMALANPTPEIMPDLARAARPDAMICTGRSDFPNQVNNVLCFPYIFRGALDCGATAINEEMKLAAVKAIAGLAREEVSDVAARAYSGETPIFGPNYLIPSPFDPRLILRIAPAVAKAAAETGVASRPIADFDAYLDQLNRFVWRSGFVMKPIFTSAKLSEKKRVIFAEGEDERVLRAAQVLLEEKTGEPILIGRPSVIEARLKRFGIRIRPNVDFAVVNPEDDPRYRDYVDDYFALVGRAGINPEAARTIVRTNNTVIGALSVKRGEADALICGVEGRFDRHLKDVGQIIGKRKGVCTFAGLSLLITQKGPVFFADTFVNYNPTHEEIAEIAVLAAEEIRRFGITPKAALICHSNFGSRNSESARKMRDALQLVRKRAPELEVDGEMQAGSALSELLRKRAMPDSSLTGEANLLLFPNLDAANISLGLVRTMMDALHVGPILLGTAQPAHILSTSVTSRGVVNMAALAVAEASQPA from the coding sequence ATGGATCATCAGGAAAAATCCAACACGGAGAAGAACGAGACCGGCGGAAACCTCGACGAACAGGCGCTTTTCTTCCATCGTTACCCCCGCCCCGGCAAACTTGAAATTCAGGCGATCAAGCCGCTCGGCAACCAGCGCGACCTGGCACTGGCCTATTCGCCCGGCGTTGCCGCGCCCTGCCTTGCGATCCGCGACAATCCGGAAACGGCTGCCGATTACACCTCGCGCGCCAATCTTGTTGCCGTCATCTCCAACGGCACGGCCGTTCTCGGCCTCGGCAATATCGGCCCGCTCGCCTCCAAGCCCGTCATGGAAGGCAAGGCCGTCCTCTTCAAGAAATTCGCCGGCATCGACGTCTTCGACATCGAAATCGATGCCTTGAGGGTCGATCAGATGGTCTCCACCGTCGCCTCGCTCGAGCCGACCTTCGGCGGCATCAATCTCGAGGACATCAAGGCACCCGAATGCTTTGAGGTCGAGCGCCAGCTCCGCGAGAAGATGAAGATCCCGGTCTTCCACGACGACCAGCATGGCACGGCTATCATCGTCGCAGCTGCGATCCTGAACGGACTGGAACTCGCCGGCAAGAAGATCAAGGACGTGAAGATTGTCGCCTCCGGCGCGGGTGCCGCTGCGCTCGCCTGCCTCAATCTGCTGGTCGAGCTCGGCGCCAAGCGCGAAAATATCTGGGTCCACGATATCGAAGGCCTCGTCTATGAAGGCCGCACCGAACTGATGGACGAATGGAAGGCTGTCTACGCACAGAAGAGCGAGATGCGCACGCTCGCCGACAATATCGGCGGCGCCGATGTCTTCCTCGGTCTTTCGGCCGCGGGTGTCCTGAAGCCCGACCTGCTATCACAGATGGCGGACAAGCCGCTCATCATGGCGCTCGCCAATCCGACCCCTGAAATCATGCCTGACCTGGCGCGCGCCGCCCGCCCGGACGCAATGATCTGCACCGGCCGTTCGGACTTCCCGAACCAGGTGAACAACGTCCTCTGCTTCCCCTACATCTTCCGTGGCGCGCTCGATTGCGGCGCCACGGCCATCAACGAAGAAATGAAGCTTGCTGCGGTCAAGGCCATCGCGGGGCTTGCCCGCGAGGAAGTGTCGGACGTCGCCGCCCGCGCCTATTCCGGCGAGACGCCCATCTTCGGTCCGAATTACCTCATTCCCTCACCCTTCGATCCCCGTCTCATCCTGCGCATCGCCCCGGCTGTCGCCAAAGCCGCCGCCGAGACGGGCGTGGCATCCCGGCCGATTGCGGATTTCGACGCTTATCTCGATCAGTTGAACCGCTTCGTCTGGCGCTCGGGCTTCGTCATGAAGCCGATCTTCACCAGCGCCAAGCTTTCCGAGAAGAAACGCGTCATCTTCGCGGAAGGAGAAGACGAGCGCGTCCTGCGCGCGGCTCAGGTTCTGCTGGAGGAAAAGACCGGCGAGCCGATTCTGATCGGCCGCCCCTCGGTTATCGAGGCACGTCTGAAGCGCTTCGGCATCCGCATTCGCCCGAATGTCGATTTCGCCGTCGTGAACCCTGAAGACGATCCGCGTTACCGTGACTATGTCGACGACTACTTCGCTCTCGTCGGCCGCGCCGGCATCAACCCGGAGGCCGCCCGCACGATCGTGCGCACCAACAACACCGTTATCGGCGCCTTGTCGGTGAAGCGCGGCGAGGCCGATGCCCTCATCTGCGGCGTGGAGGGCCGTTTCGATCGCCACCTGAAGGACGTCGGCCAAATCATTGGCAAGCGAAAGGGCGTCTGCACCTTCGCCGGTCTCAGCCTGCTGATCACCCAGAAAGGCCCCGTTTTCTTCGCCGATACCTTCGTCAACTACAACCCGACGCATGAGGAAATCGCCGAGATCGCCGTTCTCGCGGCCGAGGAGATCCGCCGCTTCGGCATAACGCCGAAGGCCGCGTTGATCTGCCATTCGAATTTCGGCTCCCGGAACTCCGAGAGCGCCCGCAAGATGCGTGATGCCCTGCAGCTCGTGCGCAAACGCGCCCCGGAGCTGGAGGTCGATGGCGAAATGCAAGCCGGCTCGGCGCTGTCGGAATTGCTGCGCAAGCGTGCCATGCCGGATAGCTCGCTTACCGGCGAAGCCAACCTTTTGCTCTTCCCGAATCTCGATGCCGCCAACATTTCGCTCGGCCTCGTCCGCACGATGATGGACGCGCTCCATGTCGGCCCAATTCTGCTGGGAACGGCACAACCTGCGCACATCCTGTCAACTTCGGTCACCTCACGCGGTGTAGTCAACATGGCGGCGCTTGCCGTCGCCGAGGCTTCGCAGCCGGCGTAA
- a CDS encoding UDP-2,3-diacylglucosamine diphosphatase has protein sequence MDTRHFRTLFISDVHLGSKAAKADFLLDFLRYHDADTIFLVGDIVDGWRLKRSWYWPQVCNDVVQKLLRKARKGTRVVYIPGNHDEFLRDFPGMHFGGIEVAERMMHDGADGKKYLVLHGDEFDVVVRNARLLAYLGDWAYDTAIKINVVLAAIRRRMGMPYWSFSAWAKLQVKHAVNFIGEFQRVVADEARKHGADGVICGHIHHAVIEDMDGVRYINTGDWVESCTAIAEHEDGTFELITWSTMADAQAIPLAIEHRDGQLEPQAA, from the coding sequence ATGGATACCCGACACTTCCGTACTCTCTTCATTTCCGATGTGCATCTCGGCTCGAAGGCGGCAAAGGCGGACTTCCTCCTCGACTTTCTCCGCTATCACGACGCCGATACGATCTTCCTCGTCGGCGATATCGTCGACGGCTGGCGGCTGAAGCGCAGCTGGTACTGGCCGCAGGTCTGCAACGACGTGGTGCAGAAGCTGCTGCGCAAGGCGCGCAAGGGCACGCGGGTCGTCTACATCCCCGGCAATCACGACGAGTTCCTGCGAGACTTTCCGGGCATGCATTTCGGCGGCATCGAAGTCGCCGAGCGGATGATGCATGACGGCGCGGACGGCAAGAAGTATCTCGTGCTGCATGGCGACGAGTTCGACGTCGTCGTCCGCAACGCCCGCCTGCTCGCCTATCTCGGGGACTGGGCTTACGACACGGCGATCAAGATCAACGTCGTGCTGGCCGCGATCCGCCGCCGGATGGGCATGCCCTACTGGTCCTTCTCCGCCTGGGCGAAGCTGCAGGTGAAGCACGCGGTCAATTTCATCGGCGAGTTCCAGCGCGTCGTGGCCGACGAAGCCCGCAAGCATGGCGCCGACGGCGTCATCTGCGGCCATATCCACCATGCCGTGATCGAGGACATGGACGGCGTGCGCTACATCAACACCGGCGACTGGGTGGAGAGCTGTACGGCGATCGCCGAGCATGAGGACGGCACGTTCGAGCTCATCACCTGGAGCACGATGGCCGACGCTCAAGCCATCCCGCTGGCGATCGAGCATCGCGACGGCCAGCTCGAGCCGCAGGCTGCCTGA
- a CDS encoding GNAT family N-acetyltransferase codes for MRPYKLRRLDRNDASSFREIRLEALANHPEAFGASWKEEQSLSEADFAGRLENGLVIGGLSDDGIPAGTIGVSKSKAIKTQHIASIWGMYVRQEARGTGLSRLLLSAAIDEVGTTLRSLRLSVVSSNVPAIRLYKSMGFEEWAVEVEALKVGDTYYDEILMRLEVGPR; via the coding sequence GTGCGCCCCTACAAGCTTCGCCGCCTCGACAGGAATGATGCGTCGTCTTTCAGAGAAATTCGCCTTGAGGCTCTCGCGAACCATCCAGAGGCATTTGGCGCGTCATGGAAAGAAGAGCAGAGCCTATCTGAGGCGGACTTCGCCGGTAGGCTTGAGAACGGCCTTGTGATCGGTGGGTTATCCGATGACGGAATCCCTGCCGGAACTATCGGCGTGTCAAAGTCCAAAGCCATCAAGACACAACACATTGCATCGATTTGGGGAATGTATGTCCGCCAGGAGGCACGGGGCACTGGTCTTTCGCGCCTGCTGCTGAGTGCTGCGATTGACGAAGTTGGCACGACGCTGCGTTCGCTCCGGCTTAGCGTTGTGTCATCCAACGTTCCGGCTATCCGGCTTTACAAATCCATGGGCTTTGAAGAATGGGCCGTCGAAGTCGAAGCTCTAAAGGTGGGCGATACATATTATGATGAAATACTAATGCGGCTGGAAGTAGGTCCGCGATGA
- a CDS encoding MFS transporter — protein MIPAQNAPTGEGAPPRFRLLSALSYCAPLIVNGVVLPFFPVWLAVHEFTDREIGIILAVPMVVRVLVAPIVAMYADRMKERADVLLWSGGLSLLTAVALCWTTSFWPVLIVFAMQGATFAPYLPVVESIVISGVRRWGLDYGSMRVWGSIAFIASTMIGGEMIGYWGGSMVLPVMIFGFVMTMLMAIYCPRIGPTRRRGTPVDIPAATGSSLRQPHLLVLLWGVAIQQSSHALLYVFASIYWHQLGFSGTEVGILWSAAVASEVIVFFVSKHLNRRFSAWTLIRIGCAVCICRWILFPMHWGFVGFFVLQCFHSCSFAFVHIGVQRRIVATVQETQESSAQGAYFFYNGMFMGLMTLASGYIYAWLGLASFYVMALVAALGMSLVFVAYYLQPQRLGSGGQTREAV, from the coding sequence ATGATTCCCGCCCAGAATGCCCCGACAGGCGAGGGGGCGCCGCCGCGCTTCCGGCTGCTCAGCGCCCTGTCCTATTGCGCTCCGCTGATTGTCAACGGTGTGGTTCTTCCCTTCTTTCCCGTCTGGCTAGCGGTCCACGAATTCACCGATCGTGAAATCGGCATCATCCTGGCAGTGCCGATGGTGGTGCGCGTTCTCGTGGCGCCGATCGTCGCCATGTATGCCGACCGCATGAAGGAGCGCGCCGACGTGCTGCTCTGGTCCGGCGGGCTGTCCTTGCTGACAGCGGTAGCGCTCTGCTGGACGACGAGCTTCTGGCCGGTGCTGATCGTCTTCGCCATGCAGGGTGCGACCTTCGCGCCTTATCTGCCGGTCGTCGAATCGATCGTCATTTCCGGCGTTCGCCGCTGGGGGCTCGACTACGGCTCCATGCGCGTCTGGGGCTCTATCGCCTTCATTGCATCGACCATGATCGGCGGCGAGATGATCGGCTATTGGGGCGGCTCGATGGTGCTGCCGGTCATGATTTTCGGCTTCGTCATGACGATGCTGATGGCGATCTATTGTCCGCGGATTGGGCCGACCCGCCGGCGCGGCACGCCGGTCGACATACCGGCGGCCACCGGCAGTTCGCTACGGCAGCCACATCTGCTGGTGCTCCTGTGGGGCGTGGCGATCCAGCAGTCGAGCCACGCGCTTCTCTATGTCTTCGCGTCGATCTATTGGCATCAGCTTGGCTTTTCAGGAACGGAGGTCGGCATTCTCTGGAGTGCTGCCGTTGCCTCCGAGGTGATTGTGTTCTTCGTCTCGAAGCATCTGAACCGCCGCTTCAGTGCGTGGACGCTGATCCGCATCGGCTGCGCGGTCTGCATTTGCCGCTGGATCCTGTTCCCGATGCATTGGGGCTTCGTCGGCTTCTTCGTGCTGCAATGTTTCCATTCCTGCAGCTTCGCCTTCGTGCATATCGGCGTTCAGCGGCGCATCGTGGCAACGGTGCAGGAGACGCAGGAATCGTCGGCTCAGGGCGCCTATTTCTTCTATAACGGCATGTTCATGGGACTGATGACACTCGCCTCCGGCTACATCTATGCCTGGCTCGGCCTTGCGAGCTTCTACGTCATGGCACTCGTCGCAGCGCTGGGAATGTCTCTGGTCTTCGTCGCCTACTACCTTCAGCCCCAAAGGCTGGGTTCGGGTGGCCAGACAAGGGAAGCGGTGTAG
- the dgcA gene encoding N-acetyl-D-Glu racemase DgcA — protein sequence MPRSLEIQMNSFPIAGTFTISRGAKTSADVITCILAENGKRGWGECVPYRRYGETVEGVAAQIEAARPLIEAGISGEDLLSAMAPGAARNAVDCAIWDLEAKRGGKSVAERIVLASPKPLTTAYTISLGEPEIMAAQARAYSARALLKVKVGTGDDECRMRAVREAAPNSIIMLDANEGWPEATLEHHLRIAAEMKIALVEQPLPAGRDEMLAEIERPVLVCADESVHHTGDLASLRDRYDAINIKLDKTGGLTEALAMKREAQRLGFQIMLGCMVGTSLAMAPAVLLAQDAEFVDLDGPLLLARDRQPGLRYTASLVWPPEPSLWG from the coding sequence ATGCCACGCTCGCTCGAAATCCAGATGAATTCCTTTCCCATTGCGGGCACGTTCACGATCTCGCGCGGCGCAAAGACCTCGGCGGACGTCATCACCTGCATTCTGGCGGAAAACGGCAAGCGAGGCTGGGGCGAATGCGTTCCCTACCGACGCTACGGCGAGACGGTGGAAGGCGTCGCCGCACAGATCGAAGCCGCCCGGCCGCTGATCGAAGCGGGCATTTCCGGCGAAGACCTGCTCTCCGCCATGGCGCCGGGCGCAGCCAGGAACGCCGTCGATTGCGCGATATGGGATCTCGAAGCCAAGCGCGGCGGAAAAAGCGTTGCCGAACGCATCGTCCTTGCGTCGCCGAAGCCGCTCACGACGGCCTACACGATCTCGCTCGGTGAACCGGAGATTATGGCGGCGCAGGCGCGCGCATACTCCGCAAGGGCGCTGCTCAAGGTCAAGGTCGGCACCGGTGACGATGAGTGCCGCATGCGCGCCGTGCGCGAGGCCGCGCCAAACAGCATCATCATGCTTGATGCCAACGAGGGCTGGCCTGAGGCCACGTTGGAACATCACTTGCGCATCGCCGCCGAGATGAAGATCGCGCTCGTCGAACAGCCGCTGCCCGCCGGCCGGGACGAAATGCTGGCCGAGATCGAGCGTCCGGTCCTGGTCTGCGCCGACGAGAGCGTCCACCATACTGGCGACCTAGCAAGCCTGCGCGACCGCTACGATGCGATCAACATCAAGCTCGACAAGACCGGCGGCCTGACGGAAGCGCTCGCGATGAAGCGCGAGGCGCAGCGCCTCGGCTTCCAGATCATGCTCGGCTGCATGGTCGGTACATCGCTTGCCATGGCGCCTGCCGTGCTCTTAGCGCAGGACGCAGAATTCGTCGATCTCGACGGCCCACTGCTTCTTGCCCGCGACCGGCAACCCGGCCTTCGCTACACCGCTTCCCTTGTCTGGCCACCCGAACCCAGCCTTTGGGGCTGA
- a CDS encoding ABC transporter permease, whose product MKDTSILKPDTRNAASLHVDDQADGRGRRVHLEGNWRSANIHLVLHDIEKIARGKGDLTLDLSGVTDIDTAGVWLLCRLKLQEEGAGRQVRFEGTNPHIDEMIKEFSQKPEEEAVEAPKKSGLAERIFAPVGKMTVDLWNDLTAAMYILGSAVRGAQMKFGRGSGVSPASIVNQIDHMGVRAVPIILLMSFLIGAIIAQQGAFQLRYFGAEVFVVDLVGILQLREIGVLLTAIMIAGRSGSAITAEIGSMKMREEVDALKVMGLNPVGVLIFPRLVALTVALPLLTVLANFASLFGAASVAWAYSGITFATFLSRLHEAITLSTVLSGMIKAPFMALVIGIVAAVEGLKVGGSAESLGQHVTASVVKSIFVVILMDGLFAMFYAAINF is encoded by the coding sequence TTGAAAGACACAAGCATTTTGAAGCCCGACACCCGCAACGCCGCCTCACTGCACGTGGACGACCAAGCCGACGGTAGGGGACGCCGCGTTCATCTCGAAGGCAATTGGCGCAGCGCCAACATCCATCTCGTCCTCCACGACATCGAGAAGATTGCCCGTGGTAAAGGTGATCTGACCCTGGACCTGTCGGGCGTCACGGATATCGACACGGCCGGCGTCTGGCTGCTTTGCCGGCTCAAGCTGCAGGAAGAGGGGGCCGGGCGGCAGGTTCGTTTCGAAGGCACCAATCCGCATATCGACGAAATGATCAAGGAATTCTCCCAGAAACCGGAGGAGGAAGCCGTCGAGGCTCCGAAGAAAAGCGGCCTCGCCGAGCGCATCTTCGCGCCGGTCGGCAAGATGACCGTGGACCTCTGGAACGACCTCACGGCCGCGATGTATATCCTGGGCTCGGCGGTGCGTGGCGCGCAGATGAAGTTCGGGCGCGGCAGCGGCGTTTCTCCAGCCTCGATCGTCAACCAGATCGACCATATGGGCGTGCGTGCCGTTCCGATCATCCTTTTGATGTCGTTCCTGATCGGCGCCATCATCGCGCAACAGGGCGCCTTCCAGCTTCGGTATTTCGGCGCCGAAGTCTTCGTCGTCGATCTCGTCGGCATCCTGCAGCTGCGCGAAATCGGCGTGCTTCTGACAGCGATCATGATCGCCGGCCGTTCCGGCAGCGCAATCACCGCCGAAATCGGCTCGATGAAGATGCGTGAAGAAGTCGATGCGCTGAAGGTCATGGGCCTGAACCCGGTGGGCGTGCTGATCTTCCCGCGGCTTGTGGCGCTGACGGTGGCGCTGCCGCTTCTGACGGTGCTTGCGAACTTCGCCTCGCTGTTCGGCGCCGCATCGGTTGCCTGGGCCTATTCCGGCATCACTTTCGCTACCTTCCTGTCTCGCCTGCACGAGGCGATTACGCTGTCGACAGTGCTCTCCGGCATGATCAAGGCGCCGTTCATGGCGCTCGTCATTGGTATTGTCGCGGCCGTAGAAGGCCTTAAGGTCGGAGGCAGCGCCGAATCGCTCGGCCAGCACGTGACGGCTTCTGTAGTGAAGTCGATTTTCGTCGTCATCCTCATGGACGGGCTGTTCGCCATGTTCTATGCGGCCATCAATTTTTAA
- a CDS encoding ABC transporter ATP-binding protein, with the protein MDGQRAEPNGKDERDIVLSARDVTVGFGPKIVLDKLNLNIYRGEILGFVGASGTGKSVLMRTILRLLPRRSGMIEILGQNFDKLDESQRNALDMRLGVLFQQGALFSSLTVRENIQVPMREYLDLPKSLMDELAHLKIRLVGLAADAADKYPSELSGGMIKRAALARALALDPELVFLDEPTSGLDPIGAAEFDELIARLRDTLGLTVYMVTHDLDSLFSVCDRIAVLGHKRVMVEGTINDMLAYDDPWVQAYFKGKRARSIVPQQETAAGRAESTGDSRGK; encoded by the coding sequence GTGGACGGGCAGCGAGCAGAGCCGAACGGGAAGGATGAGCGGGACATCGTGCTTTCGGCACGAGACGTGACCGTCGGCTTTGGCCCGAAGATCGTGCTCGACAAGCTCAACCTGAACATCTACCGCGGCGAGATCCTGGGCTTCGTCGGCGCATCGGGTACCGGCAAATCCGTGCTGATGCGAACCATTTTGCGCCTTCTGCCACGCCGCTCCGGCATGATCGAGATCCTGGGACAGAATTTCGACAAGCTGGACGAGAGCCAGCGCAACGCGCTCGACATGCGGCTCGGCGTGCTCTTCCAGCAGGGCGCGCTGTTTTCCTCGCTGACGGTGAGGGAGAACATCCAGGTGCCTATGCGTGAATATCTGGATCTGCCGAAATCGCTGATGGACGAACTGGCGCACCTGAAGATCCGGCTCGTGGGTCTTGCTGCCGATGCGGCGGACAAATATCCCTCCGAGCTTTCCGGCGGCATGATCAAGCGCGCTGCCCTTGCGAGAGCCCTGGCGCTCGATCCGGAGCTGGTATTCCTGGACGAGCCGACCTCGGGCCTCGACCCGATCGGTGCTGCAGAATTCGATGAACTGATCGCCCGGCTGCGAGACACGCTCGGGCTGACCGTCTACATGGTAACCCACGACCTCGACAGCCTGTTTTCCGTCTGCGACCGTATTGCCGTACTTGGACACAAGCGAGTAATGGTTGAGGGGACGATCAACGACATGCTGGCCTATGATGATCCATGGGTTCAGGCCTATTTCAAGGGCAAGCGGGCGCGCTCGATCGTGCCGCAACAAGAAACAGCCGCCGGCCGTGCCGAAAGCACTGGCGACAGCCGCGGGAAGTGA